From the genome of Amycolatopsis camponoti:
CAGAGCGTGGACAAGTTGCTCGGCCGCAGCGGGATCTTCGGTCGAAAGCGAGCGCAGAAGAGAAAGGCCTTCCGCCGTGTTGCGGCGGAACGTAGCGATGGCCCGGGGCAGACGGTCCGTTCCTGGCGGGAGGGCTCCGGCCCGGATGAGCTCGTCCAATTGCGCTGTTGCGTCGACACCCGAAGCGGCGAGGCGGTGGGTTGCCATGACGGCCGCTTCGCCGTCGTGATCAGCTCGGGCACGTGAGAGGTGCGCACTCCACAGCGCTTCGGCCTCGGCAGACGGCAGCTCGAGGAGGCCGAGTCGGAGCCGGGCGATTCGGTCCTCGACGCTGGCGGTCATCGCGGCCTCGATCGACGCGACGAGTTCACTGTCACCGGACCCGTGCGCAGCGGTGAGGGCGAGGCGCCGCAGGACCGGATCGTCGGCCTCGTCGGCGTTCGCAGTTCCCAGCGGCGCCGGAAGCAGCATGTTCAGGACGGCACCGAATTGGCCTCTGATCATCAGCACCCGGGCCAGCAGCGCCAGAAGGCCTCGGGTTTCACCGCTCCATTGTCGGCGCTGGTCGACCGCCGCCTGCAGCAGTTCGGCGGCTCGCGCCAGGTCACCGGCTTGGGCTTCGGCAGTTTCGGCACGCCGCGCACAGATCAACGCGACTTTGGACATGGCTGCGGCATCATCCGGTTCAAGGGCCAGCGCACGCTCGGCATGGCGCGCAGCCCTGGGCAGGTCGTCACTCTGGAGCGCCTGATCGGTGAGAAAGTGCTGGACCGTCGAGTTCGTGTTTGCCTCCGCACCTGCCGCGGCCAGGACGGCGTCGATACGCCATGGCGAGGGATCGCCTTCGGGTACCTCCAGAATCGCCTCGACGACTGCCGCGACGACCTCAGCGCCGCCGCGTGGACGGGCCTCCTCCAGCAGTTCGGCTGCTCGCGCCCGATCAACCGCGGCTATGTTGGCGGCTGCGGCGGCAAGGCGACTCCCGGCCTGGTCGCCGCCATCTTCGGCGGCGATCTCCCACGCCGCGGAGCTCTCGGCCATGGCGTCATGGTGAGAGCAGAATGACGCCAAGGCTCGCCATGGCCATGCGTTCGAGGCCTGCATCCAAAGCGGTCTCGTGGAGATCAACGCCTGCGCGGTTCCGGAGGGGTTCGTCCGGCCTTCGGCCAGATGCTGCGCAACGAGGGCACGTTGGAGGCGATCGGCTGACTTGTCCTCGAGCAGGCGGCGGACAGGGGGCGGCAGGAGTTCGAGGTTGGACTCATACCGCTCGACGGCTCGCTGCTCGACGCCGCTCGCGGCCAAGAGCCAAGGCTCGGCGGCGGTGCTCAGTGTCTGGTGCTCGGGTACGGTGACGGAGTAGCGCTTCCCGGTGCGCCGTTCAACCGAGGGATGGATCCGCTGCCAGTAGATTCCGTCGGTTTCCAGGTCGACAAAAACCACCATTACCGGAAGCGCGTGTCCCATCCACAAACGGCGTTTCGTTTCATTGTAGTAGAACGCCCAACCACCTTTGACGCGCCTGAAGTACGAGCGTCCGGTTTTGATCTGCACGGCGATCAGGCGTCCGGTGCCTCGTCCGTCCTCGTCGGCGATCTCGACGTGGCCATCGATTCCCTGGTCGACGACGGTCTGTTCGCGGAAGATCCATCCGAGATCCCGCGTAACCGCGCGTTGGAAGAGCCCGAGGCCCTCGCGGTCGATCAGGGCGGTCTTGGTGTTGCCTGGCACGGAGGACTCCTCGGCGGCTCACTAGTCGCTCAATAATACGAGCTGGCCGGAAGGGCATCACCACTGCGCTGGTAAACACGGTTCCCCGGCCTGCTCACCTCGGGCGACCGAGCCCTCGGAGGACTCAAGTTTGCCGCTGTCGTCGTGGCGACGATTTCGGTGTCTGGTTGATTGTGACGTCGGTAATCAAGATGCGTCGACGGCGCAGATTAGCTAGTGCGGTGACCAGAAACGATCGCCGGGTTGGTGGGCGACACGCCGGGTGGGGTGCGTGACTCCGGAGGCGGTACGGCGAAGGCTTGATCGTGCCGGGTCGGGGTGAAAGCGGGTGTGTCATGTCCCGACCTGTCAGAGCCCGTCGGCTCAGCGAAGATGAGGGCCGGTATCTGTTGCGTCTGGTCAGGCGCGGTAAGCAGGAGTCGGTCCGGGTGCGTCGCGCGTTGATCGTGATGGCCTCGGCGTCCGGCACGACGGTGCCGGCGATCGCCCGGCTGGTGGCCGCGGACGAAGACACCGTGCGGGATGTGATCCACGCGTTCAACGACGTGGGGCTGGCCTGCCTGGACCCTCACTGGGCGGGCGGCCGTCCCCGCCGCATCACCGACGCTGACCTCACCGTCATCGTCACGACGGCCACCACCCGCCCGCGCAAGCACGGGCTGCCGTTCACACACTGGAGCATCCGCAAGCTGGCCGGCTATCTCACTGGCCGTTACGGCCGCACCGACCCGAGGTGGGTGCCGGACCGGGTGGTGCGCATCGGGCGGGAACGGCTGCGGCAGATCCTGCACGCTCGGGGCATCACGTTTCAGCGCACCCGCACCTGGAAGGAGTCCCACGACCCCGACCTCGAATCGAAGCTGGACCGGATCGAGGAAGTCACCGACCGGTTCCCGGACCGGTGTTTCGCCTTCGACCAGTTCGGGCCGTTGTCGATCCGCCCGTGTCACGGCACCTGCTGGGCCGCGCAGAAGCACCCGGACCGGCTGCGCGCGACCTACAAACGCACCCACGGCATCCGGTACTTCCACGGCTGCTACAGCCTCTCCGAGGACCGCTTGTGGGGTGTCCTGCACGAACACAAAGGCGGCAAATACTCCCTGGCCGCGTTCAAGTCGATCCGTCGGGCCCGCCCGGACGGCGCCCCGATCTACATCATCTGCGACAACCTGTCGGCCAACACCACCCCAGCCATCCTGACCTGGTGTTCACGCCACAAGG
Proteins encoded in this window:
- a CDS encoding IS630 family transposase, translated to MSRPVRARRLSEDEGRYLLRLVRRGKQESVRVRRALIVMASASGTTVPAIARLVAADEDTVRDVIHAFNDVGLACLDPHWAGGRPRRITDADLTVIVTTATTRPRKHGLPFTHWSIRKLAGYLTGRYGRTDPRWVPDRVVRIGRERLRQILHARGITFQRTRTWKESHDPDLESKLDRIEEVTDRFPDRCFAFDQFGPLSIRPCHGTCWAAQKHPDRLRATYKRTHGIRYFHGCYSLSEDRLWGVLHEHKGGKYSLAAFKSIRRARPDGAPIYIICDNLSANTTPAILTWCSRHKVELCLTPTNASWANPIEPQFGPLRQFTIANSDHPNHPALARELHAYLRWRNANNRHPDVLAAQRRERARIRSEHHHRWGRPQPRAA